Proteins from a single region of Chromobacterium sp. ATCC 53434:
- a CDS encoding M48 family metallopeptidase, producing MTEAFSLLFAAALTLTLCLKLWLGWRHIRHIGRHRDQVPADFRDSITAEQHRHAADYTIAKTRLGLLGTWVDTALIAVLTFGGGLQWLAERCMQWLPQPLPSGVALIAAVAVVSSLVSLPLTLYGTFGIESRFGFNKTTVGLYLVDQLKGIALGVAIGLPLIALILWLMDASGPLWWLWVWLVWSAFQLLMVALYPTLIAPLYNKFKPLEDQALKARIEALLQRAGFQSQGVFVMDGSRRSSHGNAYFTGFGDTKRIVFFDTLLSQLSHAEIEAVLAHELGHFKRRHIVKRIAVIFVLSLALLWLLGQLLHAPWFYAGLGVAAPSTAMALILFFTAAPAFAFPLTPLSSRLSRVHEYEADDFASEQTRADDLIAALVKLYRDNASTLTPDPIHSTFYDSHPPATLRIQHLKGNRA from the coding sequence ATGACTGAAGCATTCTCCCTGCTATTCGCCGCCGCGCTGACGCTGACGCTGTGCCTGAAGCTGTGGCTGGGCTGGCGACACATCCGCCACATCGGCCGCCACCGCGACCAGGTGCCGGCCGATTTTCGCGACAGCATCACCGCGGAACAGCACCGTCACGCCGCCGATTACACCATAGCCAAAACCCGGCTGGGTCTGCTGGGCACCTGGGTGGACACCGCGCTGATCGCCGTCCTCACTTTCGGTGGCGGCCTGCAATGGCTGGCCGAACGCTGCATGCAATGGCTCCCGCAGCCGCTGCCGTCCGGCGTCGCGCTGATCGCCGCCGTCGCCGTCGTCTCCAGCCTGGTGTCGCTGCCGCTGACGCTGTACGGCACCTTCGGCATCGAGAGCCGCTTCGGCTTCAACAAGACCACCGTGGGCCTGTATCTCGTCGACCAGCTGAAGGGCATCGCGCTCGGCGTGGCGATCGGCCTGCCGCTGATCGCGCTGATCCTGTGGCTGATGGACGCGTCCGGCCCGCTGTGGTGGTTGTGGGTATGGCTGGTCTGGTCCGCCTTCCAGCTGTTGATGGTGGCGCTGTATCCGACGCTGATCGCGCCGCTGTACAACAAGTTCAAGCCACTGGAAGACCAGGCGCTGAAGGCCAGGATCGAAGCCTTGCTGCAGCGCGCCGGCTTTCAGAGCCAGGGCGTGTTCGTGATGGACGGCTCGCGCCGATCCAGCCACGGCAACGCCTATTTCACCGGCTTCGGCGACACCAAGCGCATCGTGTTCTTCGACACGCTGCTGTCCCAGCTGAGCCACGCCGAAATCGAAGCGGTGCTGGCCCACGAACTCGGTCATTTCAAGCGCCGCCACATCGTCAAGCGCATCGCGGTGATCTTCGTCCTGTCGCTGGCGCTGCTGTGGCTGCTGGGGCAGTTGCTGCATGCGCCGTGGTTCTACGCTGGACTCGGCGTCGCCGCGCCCAGCACCGCGATGGCGCTGATCCTGTTCTTCACCGCGGCGCCGGCCTTCGCCTTCCCGCTGACGCCGCTGTCCAGCCGCCTGTCCCGCGTGCATGAATACGAGGCCGACGATTTCGCGTCCGAGCAGACCCGCGCCGACGACCTGATCGCCGCGCTGGTCAAACTGTACCGCGACAACGCGTCCACGCTGACGCCCGACCCCATCCATTCGACTTTCTACGATTCGCACCCGCCCGCCACGCTGCGCATCCAACACCTGAAAGGAAACCGAGCATGA
- the pgi gene encoding glucose-6-phosphate isomerase — MVSQRHTDINSTQIWSKLHQHQRATRHMHMRELFDLDPQRFQRFSLELDGLLLDYSKNRITERTLELLFELARVADLAGWMEKMRTGAHINVSEGRAALHTALRLPADARLSVDGRDAVADVHRVLARLKDFSEQVRDGRWLGFTGQPIRDVVNLGIGGSDLGPLVVKEALSAYADRRLNVHFVSNVDGQHLARTLEGLDPASTLFIVASKSFTTPETLLNAQAARGWFLQAGGEADIARHFVAVSTNEPAVRAFGIDPKHMFGFWDWVGGRYSVWSAIGLPVMLAIGYDHFRAFLDGGHAMDRHFFETPFAANMPVLLALIGIWYNTFYRAHTHAIMPYDHGLRRLPAHIQQLDMESNGKRVGRLGEALDFDTGPVIWGEEGANSQHAFFQLLHQGTRLVPCDFILPLNSHYPLASQHEVLVANCLAQTEALMRGKSEAEVMQELSRLSGEELDMLLPQKLFPGNQPSNTLALDKVTPYSMGMLMALYEHKVFVQGVIWGINSFDQWGVEYGKQLARRILPELTGDASELAHDSSTNGLIRHYRERHVK; from the coding sequence ATGGTTTCTCAACGCCACACCGACATCAATTCCACCCAGATCTGGTCCAAGCTGCACCAACATCAGCGCGCGACGCGCCATATGCACATGCGCGAGCTGTTCGATCTCGATCCGCAGCGCTTCCAGCGTTTTTCGCTGGAGCTGGACGGCCTGCTGCTCGACTATTCGAAGAACCGCATCACCGAGCGCACGCTGGAGCTGCTGTTCGAGCTGGCCCGGGTGGCCGATCTCGCCGGCTGGATGGAGAAAATGCGCACCGGCGCGCACATCAACGTCAGCGAGGGGCGGGCGGCGCTGCACACGGCGCTGCGGCTGCCGGCCGACGCGCGGCTGAGCGTCGACGGCCGCGACGCGGTCGCCGACGTCCATCGGGTGCTGGCCCGGCTCAAGGATTTCAGCGAGCAAGTGCGCGACGGACGCTGGCTCGGTTTCACCGGCCAGCCGATACGCGACGTGGTCAATCTGGGCATCGGCGGTTCCGACCTGGGGCCGCTGGTGGTGAAGGAGGCGCTGTCGGCCTACGCCGACCGGCGGCTGAACGTCCATTTCGTGTCCAATGTCGACGGCCAGCACCTGGCGCGCACGCTGGAAGGGCTGGATCCGGCCAGCACGCTGTTCATCGTCGCCTCCAAATCGTTCACCACGCCGGAGACCCTGCTGAACGCCCAGGCGGCGCGCGGCTGGTTTCTGCAAGCGGGCGGGGAGGCCGACATCGCCCGCCATTTCGTCGCGGTGTCGACCAATGAGCCGGCGGTCCGGGCTTTCGGCATCGATCCCAAGCACATGTTCGGCTTTTGGGACTGGGTCGGCGGCCGCTACTCGGTGTGGTCGGCGATTGGCCTGCCGGTGATGCTGGCCATCGGCTACGACCATTTCCGCGCCTTCCTCGACGGCGGCCACGCGATGGACCGCCATTTCTTCGAGACGCCGTTCGCCGCCAATATGCCGGTGCTGCTGGCGCTGATCGGCATCTGGTACAACACCTTCTACCGGGCGCATACTCATGCCATCATGCCGTACGATCACGGTTTGCGCCGATTGCCGGCCCATATCCAGCAGCTGGACATGGAGTCCAACGGCAAGCGGGTGGGACGGCTGGGCGAGGCGCTGGATTTCGATACCGGTCCGGTGATCTGGGGCGAGGAGGGAGCCAACAGCCAGCACGCCTTCTTCCAGCTGCTGCATCAGGGCACCCGGCTGGTGCCGTGCGACTTCATCCTGCCGCTGAACAGCCATTATCCGCTGGCCAGCCAGCATGAGGTGCTGGTGGCCAATTGCCTGGCGCAGACCGAGGCGCTGATGCGAGGCAAGAGCGAGGCCGAGGTGATGCAGGAGCTGAGTCGGCTGTCGGGCGAGGAGCTGGACATGCTGCTGCCGCAGAAGCTGTTTCCCGGCAATCAGCCGTCCAACACGCTGGCGTTGGACAAGGTGACGCCTTACAGCATGGGCATGCTGATGGCGCTGTACGAGCACAAGGTATTCGTGCAGGGTGTGATCTGGGG
- the orn gene encoding oligoribonuclease, with translation MAQDTNNLIWLDMEMTGLSPDSDRIIEVAMIVTDSNLNVVAESPVLVIHQSDAVLDGMDDWNKNTHGKSGLIEKVKNSAVNEAEAEQRLLDFMAQHVPERGSPMCGNTIHQDRRFMARWMPRLEAYFHYRNLDVSTLKELCKRWKPEVAKGVVKRGKHEALADIMESIEEMRYYREHFLKL, from the coding sequence ATGGCACAAGATACCAATAACCTCATCTGGCTCGACATGGAGATGACGGGGCTGAGTCCGGACAGCGACCGCATCATCGAAGTGGCGATGATTGTCACCGACAGCAACCTGAACGTGGTGGCCGAATCCCCCGTGCTGGTGATCCACCAGTCCGACGCCGTCCTCGACGGCATGGACGACTGGAACAAGAACACCCACGGCAAGAGCGGCCTGATCGAGAAGGTGAAGAACTCGGCCGTCAACGAGGCCGAGGCCGAGCAGCGGCTGCTGGACTTCATGGCGCAGCACGTGCCGGAGCGCGGCAGCCCGATGTGCGGCAACACCATTCATCAGGACCGCCGATTCATGGCGCGCTGGATGCCCAGGCTGGAAGCCTATTTCCATTACCGCAACCTGGACGTCTCCACGCTGAAGGAGCTGTGCAAGCGCTGGAAGCCGGAAGTGGCCAAAGGCGTGGTCAAGCGCGGCAAGCACGAGGCGCTGGCCGACATCATGGAATCGATAGAGGAAATGCGCTATTACCGCGAGCACTTCCTGAAGTTGTAA
- a CDS encoding 4a-hydroxytetrahydrobiopterin dehydratase, which yields MNLLELSCTPQHGRDPLADNTVTQLLSGLPGWQVDGIELNKTYHFANYHETMAFVNALAWIAHREDHHPDMSVHYNRAVVNFSTHDAGGLTLNDFICAAKTEALMRRP from the coding sequence ATGAATCTGCTGGAACTGTCCTGCACCCCGCAACACGGCCGGGACCCGCTGGCCGACAACACCGTCACCCAGCTGCTGTCCGGCCTGCCCGGCTGGCAGGTCGACGGCATCGAGCTGAACAAGACCTACCATTTCGCCAACTACCACGAGACGATGGCCTTCGTGAACGCGCTGGCCTGGATCGCCCATCGCGAAGACCATCATCCGGACATGTCGGTGCATTACAACCGCGCGGTGGTGAACTTCAGCACCCATGACGCCGGCGGCCTGACCCTCAACGACTTCATCTGCGCGGCCAAGACCGAAGCGCTGATGCGCCGCCCATGA
- the rsgA gene encoding ribosome small subunit-dependent GTPase A, with translation MTASTGQIIRSHGRRFIVEAADGRVYDCTTRGKRVDYACGDHVDILIQNQEQAVIERAQERRSLLYRQDDWKTKVIAANVSRILFVVAAVPSPNEELLGRCLIAAEAGDIEPIIVVNKSDLPETAPLLKKLQLYADLGYQLLVLSAKQDFSPLRPLLSGHTSVLVGQSGMGKSTLTNALLPDANARIGDISTALDSGRHTTTHAALYHLDEDSHLIDSPGLQEFGLKHLQAADLIRYFPEMRQYIGQCRFHNCSHCVEPNCAIMAAADKGGIARHRLSLLQRLTHELTPARL, from the coding sequence ATGACCGCCAGCACCGGACAGATCATCCGCAGCCACGGCCGCCGCTTCATCGTCGAAGCCGCCGATGGCCGCGTTTACGATTGCACCACCCGCGGCAAGCGCGTCGACTACGCCTGCGGCGACCATGTCGACATCCTGATCCAGAACCAGGAACAGGCGGTGATAGAACGCGCGCAAGAGCGCCGCAGCCTGCTCTACCGCCAGGACGACTGGAAAACCAAGGTGATCGCCGCCAACGTCAGCCGCATCCTGTTCGTGGTCGCCGCCGTGCCCAGCCCCAACGAGGAGTTGCTGGGCCGCTGCCTGATCGCCGCCGAGGCCGGCGACATCGAACCCATCATCGTCGTCAACAAGTCCGATCTGCCGGAAACCGCGCCGCTGCTGAAAAAACTGCAGCTGTACGCCGATTTGGGCTACCAGTTGCTGGTCCTGTCGGCCAAGCAGGACTTCTCGCCGCTGCGGCCGCTGCTCAGCGGCCATACCAGCGTGCTGGTCGGCCAGTCCGGCATGGGCAAGTCCACGCTGACCAATGCGCTGCTGCCGGACGCCAACGCCCGTATCGGCGACATCTCCACCGCGCTGGATTCCGGCCGTCACACCACCACCCACGCCGCGCTCTACCATCTGGACGAGGACAGTCATCTGATCGACTCGCCCGGCTTGCAGGAGTTTGGCTTAAAACACTTGCAAGCAGCTGATTTGATCCGTTATTTTCCGGAAATGCGCCAGTATATCGGCCAGTGTCGCTTCCATAACTGTTCGCATTGCGTCGAGCCGAATTGTGCGATTATGGCCGCAGCGGACAAAGGCGGCATCGCACGGCATCGGCTAAGCTTGTTACAGAGGCTGACGCATGAACTGACGCCGGCTAGATTGTAA